From the Magnetovibrio sp. genome, one window contains:
- a CDS encoding cupredoxin domain-containing protein has protein sequence MAAWRVISFLVGMAVPAFAGAAFAADEAEQAAICAAAQERFEAFKDLPADEALPPAAPGTVHVLMHKYTFCPPQLTVVKGTTVRFVNVDKRTSHSVWFKEAGKEESTRLFPVEFWEETFTELGRYPYLCGPHWEQNGMKGVIEVMP, from the coding sequence GTGGCCGCCTGGCGTGTTATTTCTTTCCTCGTCGGCATGGCCGTCCCCGCCTTCGCGGGGGCGGCTTTTGCCGCTGACGAAGCCGAGCAGGCTGCCATATGCGCCGCCGCCCAAGAGCGGTTCGAAGCCTTTAAAGATTTGCCTGCTGACGAAGCCCTTCCCCCTGCTGCGCCCGGCACCGTTCATGTTTTGATGCACAAATACACCTTCTGCCCGCCCCAATTGACGGTCGTGAAAGGCACCACAGTACGCTTCGTCAACGTCGACAAGCGCACCAGCCACAGCGTTTGGTTCAAAGAGGCCGGAAAAGAAGAAAGCACGCGTCTGTTCCCGGTCGAGTTTTGGGAAGAAACTTTTACCGAACTCGGTCGCTATCCCTATCTGTGCGGACCACATTGGGAACAAAACGGCATGAAGGGCGTCATTGAGGTGATGCCTTAG
- a CDS encoding hydrogenase iron-sulfur subunit, with amino-acid sequence MRQLGTLAFYLFFVAAITGIVLYVFFETSVNGAYESVEYLTNDQWWFGGVMRSLHRYSSDGMVLTMALHLVREWSFDRYRGVRWYAWFTGVPVIWLLYVSGLSGYWLVWDELAQYVAIGSMEWIDWLGIFGKPVASNFLAEGSLTDRFFTLLVFMHIFAPLFLLFMMWIHVIRVTQPKINPPRGLAIGTTVALTVLSLVQPAISHAKANLDVIPTDLALDWFYMAFYPLFDIWGPAVLWGLAIGGSLFLAIMPWLPPMKLPKAAVVTLDMCNGCKRCYEDCPYGAITMVPRTDGLPYEQQAVVEPSMCTRCGICVGACPTSTPFRAEDELITGIDLVNLPLKAMRKSVDEALQNASDGIVLVGCDHGQKVDGIKGTAAVVLPCVSHMPPSFIDYMISQGAKGVLIAGCPDCGCRFRYGVQWMQDRLEGRRDPYLRKRVPRERIRTLWASPLDVELLHDTVAEFKADLDALPGGESADV; translated from the coding sequence ATGCGTCAGTTGGGCACGTTAGCGTTTTACCTGTTCTTCGTCGCGGCCATCACCGGCATCGTGTTGTACGTGTTTTTTGAAACCTCGGTGAACGGTGCGTATGAATCGGTTGAATACCTGACCAACGATCAGTGGTGGTTCGGCGGCGTCATGCGCAGCCTGCATCGTTATTCGTCTGATGGCATGGTGTTGACGATGGCGCTGCATCTGGTGCGTGAATGGTCGTTCGATCGCTATCGCGGGGTTCGCTGGTATGCGTGGTTCACCGGCGTGCCGGTGATTTGGCTTTTGTATGTGTCGGGCCTGTCTGGCTACTGGCTGGTATGGGACGAACTGGCGCAGTACGTCGCCATCGGTTCGATGGAATGGATTGACTGGTTGGGCATTTTCGGGAAACCCGTCGCCAGTAACTTCTTGGCCGAAGGATCGCTCACCGATCGGTTCTTCACGCTGCTGGTGTTTATGCACATTTTCGCACCGCTGTTTTTGCTGTTCATGATGTGGATCCACGTGATCCGCGTCACCCAGCCGAAGATCAACCCGCCGCGCGGTCTGGCCATCGGCACGACCGTGGCGCTGACGGTTCTGTCCCTCGTTCAGCCTGCCATCAGTCACGCCAAAGCGAACTTGGACGTGATACCGACCGATTTGGCGCTCGATTGGTTTTACATGGCCTTTTATCCGCTGTTCGACATTTGGGGGCCTGCGGTGTTGTGGGGGCTGGCCATCGGCGGTTCGTTGTTTCTGGCGATCATGCCGTGGTTGCCGCCGATGAAGTTGCCCAAGGCCGCCGTGGTGACCTTGGATATGTGCAACGGCTGTAAGCGCTGTTACGAAGACTGTCCTTATGGCGCGATCACCATGGTGCCGCGTACCGACGGCTTGCCCTACGAGCAACAGGCCGTGGTCGAACCGTCTATGTGTACGCGTTGCGGAATTTGTGTCGGCGCGTGCCCGACCTCGACGCCGTTTCGCGCCGAGGATGAACTTATCACCGGCATTGACCTTGTGAATTTGCCGTTGAAGGCGATGCGCAAATCGGTCGATGAAGCGTTGCAAAATGCCAGCGATGGCATCGTTCTGGTCGGATGCGATCATGGCCAAAAGGTCGATGGCATCAAAGGTACGGCAGCGGTGGTGCTGCCGTGCGTATCGCATATGCCGCCGTCGTTCATTGATTACATGATCAGCCAAGGCGCCAAAGGGGTGTTGATCGCCGGTTGTCCCGATTGCGGCTGCCGATTCCGCTATGGGGTGCAGTGGATGCAAGACCGTTTGGAAGGGCGGCGTGATCCGTATTTGAGAAAACGCGTCCCGCGTGAGCGTATCCGCACCTTGTGGGCATCGCCGCTGGATGTTGAGTTGCTGCACGACACTGTGGCCGAGTTCAAGGCTGACCTTGACGCGCTGCCGGGTGGGGAGAGCGCTGATGTTTGA
- a CDS encoding cbb3-type cytochrome c oxidase subunit I, translated as MAEFRTCPDTGFAIDLAADKLIKWNAVTAVVFLLVGGLFGILVALTRWPAVHLLDPDLFYLALTAHGLDVLLVWIIFFEMALLYFTSSILLKTRLALPWVGWLQYILMLVGAAITNVAVLQGESSVMFTSYVPMMAAPHFYLGIILFAVGALLGCLVFFATLYIAKRDKTYEGSIPLVTFGAMTAAIIAVFTILAGAVILVPTMFWSMGFIANIDTLMYRVIWWGMGHSSQQINVAAQISCWYAIAAILFNAQPLSEKVSRTAFLFYILFLQLASAHHILVDPGMSSEWKIFNTSYALYLAVLGSMLHGLTVPGAVEAAQRKKGFNRGMFEWLRKAPWGNPVFSGFALSVVMFGFLGGITGVMMGTEQLNIIVHNTMYVPGHFHGTVVVGTTLAFMALSYWLVPVLWQKELVFPGLAKWQPYIFGIGMGLASTFMMGAGTLGVPRRHWDISFADAMMVHEFPESAYLMMGLAGISGVIGGVGGGIFILNMVGTLLWGKAKVPAPAAAETSTPEPAISGAATEYGSAGTMEVPGTFVLALVFLTAFVLYYFVNWKYLASVWGLS; from the coding sequence ATGGCTGAATTTAGAACTTGCCCGGACACCGGGTTCGCAATCGATCTAGCGGCAGACAAGCTGATCAAGTGGAATGCGGTTACGGCCGTTGTGTTTCTGCTGGTCGGCGGCTTGTTCGGCATTCTGGTCGCGCTGACGCGCTGGCCCGCCGTCCACCTGCTGGATCCCGATTTGTTTTATCTTGCTCTCACCGCGCACGGACTGGACGTCTTGCTGGTGTGGATCATCTTCTTTGAAATGGCGTTGCTGTATTTTACATCGTCCATTTTGCTCAAGACGCGTTTGGCGCTCCCTTGGGTCGGTTGGCTTCAATACATTTTGATGCTGGTCGGCGCGGCGATCACCAACGTCGCCGTTCTGCAAGGCGAAAGCAGCGTGATGTTCACGTCGTACGTCCCGATGATGGCGGCGCCGCACTTCTACCTCGGCATCATTTTGTTTGCCGTGGGTGCGCTGCTGGGGTGCTTGGTGTTTTTCGCCACGCTGTATATCGCCAAGCGTGACAAGACCTATGAGGGCTCGATCCCGTTGGTGACCTTCGGCGCCATGACGGCGGCGATCATCGCGGTGTTCACCATCTTGGCGGGCGCGGTGATTTTGGTTCCGACCATGTTCTGGTCCATGGGCTTCATCGCCAACATCGACACCTTGATGTATCGCGTCATCTGGTGGGGTATGGGACACTCGTCGCAGCAGATCAACGTGGCGGCACAAATCTCGTGCTGGTACGCGATCGCGGCGATCTTGTTCAACGCTCAACCGTTGTCGGAAAAGGTCAGCCGTACGGCGTTCCTGTTCTACATTCTGTTCCTGCAACTGGCTTCGGCTCACCACATTCTGGTTGATCCGGGCATGAGCTCAGAATGGAAGATCTTCAATACGTCCTACGCTCTGTATCTCGCCGTTTTGGGTTCCATGTTGCATGGCCTTACGGTTCCGGGCGCGGTCGAAGCCGCACAACGCAAAAAAGGCTTCAACCGGGGTATGTTCGAGTGGCTGCGCAAAGCGCCGTGGGGTAATCCGGTGTTCTCCGGGTTTGCTTTGTCGGTGGTGATGTTCGGCTTCTTGGGCGGCATCACGGGCGTGATGATGGGCACCGAACAGCTCAACATCATCGTGCACAACACCATGTACGTTCCAGGCCACTTCCACGGCACCGTCGTGGTCGGTACGACCTTGGCGTTCATGGCGCTGAGCTACTGGCTGGTGCCGGTGTTGTGGCAAAAGGAACTGGTGTTCCCGGGTCTCGCCAAATGGCAGCCGTATATTTTCGGTATCGGCATGGGTTTGGCTTCGACCTTCATGATGGGCGCGGGCACGCTGGGCGTTCCCCGTCGTCACTGGGACATCTCGTTTGCTGATGCCATGATGGTCCACGAGTTCCCAGAATCGGCCTATCTGATGATGGGGCTGGCAGGCATCTCCGGTGTGATCGGCGGTGTCGGTGGGGGTATCTTCATCCTCAACATGGTCGGCACGTTGCTGTGGGGTAAAGCCAAGGTACCGGCGCCCGCGGCTGCGGAAACGTCGACGCCGGAACCGGCCATCAGCGGTGCTGCAACCGAATACGGCAGCGCCGGAACCATGGAGGTTCCCGGAACCTTCGTGCTGGCGCTGGTGTTCCTGACAGCTTTCGTCCTCTACTACTTCGTCAACTGGAAATACTTGGCGAGTGTGTGGGGACTGAGCTAA
- a CDS encoding c-type cytochrome domain-containing protein, protein MRISQLGRGLILRAALGALVAFSMSPSAIQAQDPASVTHQMYLDMKLGKLNIHGDNAVVEALILQRDIPIPYDYIATLMRTPNAFGEGPACVVCHSSNEQSKSYRGLDLSSCEGILRGATEEPARVIVHPGDPSQSFLAKRIRDNRMPLGVPFFASVDSDSITAVKSWIDAGAHNDESFATKVLPLLSEPTAFGSDTACIDCHKSFRDPPSFNEVNLTSFDAIMTGAFSRTRKKEGLPGLPIVVPGDAEASPLYQRLTMNRMPPGIDPGSPQDHPNTLLLMRWIEQGAPCN, encoded by the coding sequence ATGCGCATATCGCAACTTGGCCGAGGACTCATACTTCGCGCGGCGCTGGGCGCACTGGTTGCGTTCAGTATGTCGCCGTCCGCCATCCAGGCCCAGGATCCAGCCAGCGTCACCCACCAGATGTATCTGGATATGAAGCTGGGCAAGCTCAACATCCATGGCGACAATGCGGTGGTCGAAGCGCTGATCTTGCAGCGCGACATTCCCATTCCCTACGACTACATCGCCACGCTGATGCGCACGCCCAACGCCTTTGGCGAAGGCCCGGCGTGCGTGGTGTGTCACAGTTCCAACGAGCAAAGCAAAAGCTATCGCGGTTTGGACTTGTCTAGTTGCGAGGGTATTTTGCGCGGCGCAACGGAGGAACCGGCCCGCGTCATCGTGCATCCGGGCGACCCAAGCCAAAGTTTTCTGGCCAAGCGCATTCGCGACAATCGCATGCCTTTGGGGGTGCCGTTCTTCGCCTCGGTGGACTCGGACAGCATCACCGCCGTGAAATCGTGGATCGACGCCGGCGCGCACAATGACGAAAGCTTCGCCACCAAGGTCCTGCCGCTGTTGTCGGAACCAACCGCATTCGGATCCGACACCGCCTGCATCGATTGCCACAAATCGTTTCGCGACCCGCCAAGCTTCAACGAGGTCAACCTCACCAGTTTCGATGCCATCATGACCGGGGCGTTTTCGCGCACCCGAAAGAAGGAAGGCCTGCCCGGATTACCGATCGTGGTGCCAGGTGACGCCGAGGCCAGCCCGCTCTACCAACGCCTGACTATGAACCGCATGCCCCCCGGCATTGACCCGGGATCACCCCAAGATCACCCCAATACGCTTTTGCTGATGCGTTGGATTGAACAAGGCGCACCATGCAATTAA
- a CDS encoding NapC/NirT family cytochrome c, protein MHGLWKVFWSPTSRFSLGAILIAGGFAGIVFWGGFNTFMEYTNTLEFCVSCHEMEQKVYQEYKKSVHYSNPSGVRAICSDCHVPKEWLPKVVRKIKASNELLHKVLGTIDTPEKFEAKRFELAKNVWASMEANDSHECRNCHSYGAMHWEKQRPRSKEKMQVAFKEKKTCIECHKGIAHSLPAEAMMQEEDDAPRPAQVEAAPKTTKSMDKFLEEE, encoded by the coding sequence ATGCACGGCTTATGGAAAGTATTTTGGTCGCCTACCTCGCGTTTTAGCCTGGGCGCCATCCTGATCGCCGGTGGGTTTGCGGGCATTGTTTTCTGGGGTGGTTTCAACACCTTCATGGAATACACCAATACCCTGGAATTCTGCGTCTCGTGTCACGAGATGGAGCAGAAGGTTTATCAGGAATACAAAAAAAGCGTTCACTACAGCAACCCATCGGGTGTGCGCGCCATCTGTTCCGACTGTCACGTGCCCAAAGAGTGGCTGCCCAAGGTCGTGCGTAAGATCAAAGCATCCAACGAATTGCTGCACAAAGTCCTAGGCACCATCGACACGCCCGAAAAATTCGAAGCCAAACGATTCGAGCTGGCCAAGAATGTCTGGGCCTCCATGGAAGCCAACGATTCACACGAATGCCGCAACTGCCATTCCTACGGCGCGATGCACTGGGAAAAACAGCGTCCGCGCTCCAAGGAAAAGATGCAAGTGGCGTTTAAGGAAAAGAAGACCTGTATCGAATGCCACAAGGGCATCGCCCATTCGCTGCCTGCCGAGGCCATGATGCAGGAAGAAGACGATGCGCCGCGCCCCGCTCAGGTGGAAGCCGCACCGAAAACCACAAAGTCGATGGATAAGTTTCTCGAAGAAGAATAA
- a CDS encoding c-type cytochrome, protein MKINVTLVKGALTGLTVMAGLVAYSSQAQALTPEGMMVRGGQLYDWYYQITTGDIQTGTHVSMPADAGQTGKKTWRCSACHGFNYAGDLGIGGILGASGKSADEIIAIIKDAKHNYTSDMFTDEDFQSLAMFVSKGAVDISKLSGDVKKGQGYFETICAACHGNDGKKITDMPPVGAVVNKLPDRSLHRIRFSKPGDSMPALSALPLDVSVDVWSYTKTLPQE, encoded by the coding sequence ATGAAAATCAACGTAACACTTGTGAAAGGCGCACTTACCGGGCTCACCGTCATGGCTGGTTTGGTGGCGTATTCATCTCAGGCTCAGGCACTGACCCCGGAAGGCATGATGGTGCGCGGTGGCCAACTCTACGACTGGTACTACCAGATCACCACCGGCGACATACAGACCGGAACCCACGTATCCATGCCGGCCGATGCCGGCCAAACGGGCAAAAAGACATGGCGTTGCTCGGCCTGTCATGGCTTCAATTACGCTGGCGACTTAGGAATCGGCGGTATCCTCGGCGCGAGCGGGAAATCCGCCGATGAAATTATCGCCATCATCAAGGACGCCAAGCACAACTACACATCGGATATGTTCACCGACGAAGATTTCCAATCGTTGGCGATGTTCGTGTCCAAAGGCGCCGTGGATATCTCTAAGCTGTCCGGCGACGTGAAGAAGGGCCAAGGCTACTTCGAAACCATTTGCGCCGCGTGTCACGGCAATGATGGCAAGAAAATTACCGACATGCCGCCGGTCGGCGCGGTGGTGAACAAACTGCCGGACCGCTCGTTGCACCGCATCCGCTTCTCCAAACCCGGCGACAGTATGCCTGCGCTTTCGGCACTGCCGCTCGACGTGTCGGTGGATGTGTGGAGCTACACCAAGACCCTGCCGCAGGAGTAA
- a CDS encoding Crp/Fnr family transcriptional regulator: MGQMTKDVDDFELRTGITREDIRRLGQVHLFSGLVPDDLRKLLATSSIRRYPDHTTLFMEGDPADRFFVVMDGWVKLYRLSENGQEVVISVSSPGESFAEAAIFDSSIFPVSAVAITDVRLLVISAESLMRQLSENMNFTFNMLASMSRQMRRNVTKLHQMCSMSSTERLADFLIGLSHSHNGTTRITLPLDKSLIAARLGMQPETFSRALAKLKGVGVQSVGHDIMIKDLDALRAMVSSGPLSC; this comes from the coding sequence ATGGGGCAAATGACGAAGGACGTGGACGACTTTGAACTGCGCACCGGCATCACGCGCGAAGACATCCGCCGGTTAGGTCAGGTGCATTTGTTTTCGGGATTGGTGCCTGACGATTTACGCAAGTTGCTGGCGACCAGTTCCATCCGACGTTATCCCGATCACACGACATTGTTTATGGAAGGCGATCCTGCGGATCGTTTTTTTGTCGTTATGGATGGTTGGGTCAAGTTGTACCGTCTTAGCGAAAACGGTCAGGAAGTGGTTATTTCGGTGAGCTCGCCGGGTGAAAGTTTTGCCGAGGCGGCGATCTTCGACAGCAGCATTTTTCCCGTCAGCGCCGTGGCGATCACGGATGTACGCCTTTTGGTGATCAGCGCGGAAAGCCTCATGCGCCAGCTGAGCGAAAACATGAATTTCACCTTCAACATGTTGGCGTCGATGTCGCGCCAGATGCGGCGCAATGTCACCAAGTTGCATCAGATGTGTTCGATGTCGTCCACTGAACGCCTGGCGGATTTCCTCATCGGCTTATCGCATTCTCATAATGGCACTACGCGCATCACGCTGCCGTTAGACAAGTCGCTGATTGCGGCGCGTCTGGGCATGCAGCCGGAAACTTTTTCGCGCGCGTTGGCGAAACTCAAAGGTGTCGGCGTGCAGAGTGTCGGTCACGACATTATGATCAAGGATTTGGATGCCTTGCGCGCGATGGTCAGCAGTGGCCCACTCAGCTGCTGA
- a CDS encoding hemerythrin domain-containing protein: MQAKADHPPPEIFGVQIERIPDNLLLEPIEYIFADHCRQRDMCSALKSLTKMDLSTDIAIEAAEMILACLQHDLARHIEDEERDLFPLLKKRAKPEDKFDDTLRLLGSEHTRDRELANDVIAGLEQIAHAKPLPDLYRFRTSAEMLSEIHLSHLNWENNVVLELARLRLTDDDQRKMAKSMAARRGITLPPFD, translated from the coding sequence ATGCAGGCCAAAGCCGATCATCCGCCGCCTGAAATCTTCGGCGTGCAGATCGAACGTATTCCCGACAATTTATTGTTGGAGCCGATCGAGTACATTTTCGCCGATCATTGCCGCCAGCGCGACATGTGTAGTGCGCTCAAATCGCTAACAAAAATGGACTTGTCCACCGACATCGCCATCGAAGCAGCGGAAATGATCCTCGCGTGCCTGCAGCACGATCTTGCGCGCCATATCGAAGACGAAGAACGCGACTTGTTTCCTTTGCTGAAGAAACGCGCAAAACCCGAAGACAAATTCGACGACACTTTGCGTTTATTGGGTTCTGAACATACCCGTGACCGTGAATTGGCGAACGACGTCATCGCAGGTCTCGAGCAGATCGCGCACGCCAAACCGTTGCCCGACCTCTACAGGTTTCGCACCTCGGCCGAAATGCTCTCGGAAATTCATCTGTCGCATTTGAATTGGGAAAACAACGTGGTGCTGGAACTGGCGCGTCTTAGGCTTACGGACGATGACCAGCGCAAGATGGCCAAAAGCATGGCCGCCCGGCGCGGCATCACGTTACCGCCATTCGACTGA
- a CDS encoding bacteriohemerythrin, translating into MALIKWDDTMKVGIPSVDHEHETLIGEINALGDVITGDMIKHAEVTALLGKIHAQIEAHFALEEKIMLDRGYTGYHAHKEDHDRLLEDIRDIMDDTLNADPKDISDTLGARLDTWFSEHFRTLDRSFHTFLEH; encoded by the coding sequence GTGGCTTTAATCAAATGGGATGACACCATGAAGGTCGGCATACCGTCTGTCGATCACGAACACGAAACATTGATCGGCGAAATCAACGCCTTGGGAGACGTGATAACGGGCGACATGATCAAACATGCCGAAGTCACGGCTCTGCTCGGTAAAATCCATGCCCAGATCGAAGCGCACTTCGCATTGGAAGAAAAGATCATGCTCGACAGGGGCTACACCGGCTATCATGCCCACAAGGAAGATCACGACCGCCTGCTCGAAGACATCCGCGACATCATGGATGACACGCTCAACGCCGATCCCAAAGACATCTCCGACACCCTGGGCGCGCGTCTCGACACCTGGTTCTCAGAGCACTTCCGCACCTTGGACCGTAGCTTCCATACCTTTTTGGAACACTGA
- a CDS encoding cytochrome C oxidase subunit II has product MGITPPKSRIWWNEPVEKSEVLWIFIALLWALVMFFMMPYWHINGEQNLSNEAYKIRPEVYAQRTEEMAAKYKVREEGDTGVPVVHPPAGSDVYMLARLWEWWPVLELEKGQSYRLHLSSVDWLHGFSLQPENINIQVHPGYDMVLTVTPTSSGEFSVVCNEFCGIGHHTMVGKIHVVDK; this is encoded by the coding sequence ATGGGTATTACACCTCCAAAGTCTCGGATCTGGTGGAACGAGCCGGTTGAGAAATCGGAAGTTCTATGGATCTTCATCGCGTTGCTTTGGGCGCTGGTGATGTTTTTCATGATGCCGTATTGGCACATCAACGGCGAACAGAACCTTTCCAACGAAGCGTATAAAATTCGTCCAGAAGTTTATGCGCAACGCACCGAAGAAATGGCCGCCAAATATAAAGTCCGCGAAGAGGGCGATACCGGCGTTCCGGTGGTCCATCCGCCTGCAGGCAGCGACGTCTATATGTTGGCGCGGTTGTGGGAATGGTGGCCGGTTCTGGAATTGGAGAAAGGGCAGTCCTATCGCCTGCACCTGTCTTCAGTCGATTGGCTGCACGGTTTTTCGCTTCAGCCTGAAAACATCAACATTCAGGTTCATCCTGGATACGACATGGTGCTGACGGTGACGCCGACCAGCTCCGGCGAATTCAGTGTTGTCTGTAACGAATTTTGCGGCATTGGCCATCACACGATGGTCGGCAAAATTCACGTAGTCGATAAGTGA
- a CDS encoding cyclic nucleotide-binding domain-containing protein: protein MANDGFEVGIDNALPQNKGKSGEDSSTPDHLAKFRLFETGEVIFREGERGSEAYVIKSGKVSIAQSPSRELGTIGPGQIIGEMAVISDMERIATATATEETVCVALSRLAMRRMMDSVDLEMRTIIEFLVDYIRDKTEGAQVDVEEGRRNQRILEILMANPDTQTKLALQEPFFRMLCNSLVERAKTA, encoded by the coding sequence ATGGCGAACGATGGTTTTGAAGTCGGCATAGACAACGCGCTGCCTCAAAATAAGGGGAAATCCGGTGAAGACAGCTCGACACCGGATCACTTGGCAAAGTTTCGCCTGTTCGAAACTGGTGAGGTGATCTTTCGCGAAGGCGAACGTGGGTCCGAAGCTTACGTGATCAAATCGGGCAAGGTCAGCATCGCCCAATCACCGTCGCGCGAACTGGGCACCATCGGCCCCGGCCAGATCATCGGCGAAATGGCGGTGATTTCGGATATGGAGCGAATCGCCACCGCCACCGCCACCGAAGAGACCGTCTGCGTCGCGCTGTCGCGCTTGGCCATGCGGCGCATGATGGACAGCGTCGATTTGGAAATGCGCACCATCATAGAATTCCTGGTCGATTACATCCGCGACAAAACCGAAGGCGCGCAAGTTGATGTCGAAGAAGGTCGACGTAACCAGAGGATCTTGGAAATTCTCATGGCCAATCCCGACACGCAAACCAAGCTGGCCCTGCAAGAGCCGTTTTTCCGCATGCTGTGCAATTCACTTGTGGAACGCGCCAAAACTGCGTGA
- a CDS encoding SCO family protein, protein MIETNMTLLRRVCTMFATTLMMAGVAASFEAHAQPTLSNAEPGALDEKKALAISQAAIGREVGDYSFRDTAGHRVKLSDFRGKPLVISLIYSSCADVCPVITSTLESVDETARDALGDDSYNIVTIGFDIAEDNPVRMKSFAAKYGVPISDHWRFLSGDLMSVTGLSEDLGFQFFESPKGFDHLTQTTILDKNGVVYRQIYGESFETPHFVEPLKNLTFGTETPFASLGDLVNKVRLFCTIYDPVADQYRFEYAIFFRLIVGGTIILSMIAFLLNWVWQDRKRKRRLLTHGRANIRPSL, encoded by the coding sequence ATGATCGAAACAAACATGACCCTGTTGCGTAGAGTTTGCACGATGTTCGCCACGACGCTCATGATGGCGGGCGTGGCGGCGTCGTTCGAGGCGCACGCCCAGCCGACGTTATCCAACGCCGAGCCGGGCGCATTGGATGAAAAGAAAGCGCTGGCCATTTCGCAAGCAGCGATTGGACGAGAGGTCGGCGATTACAGTTTTCGTGACACCGCTGGCCATCGGGTCAAACTGTCGGATTTTCGCGGTAAACCGTTGGTGATTTCGCTGATCTATTCCAGTTGTGCGGATGTCTGTCCGGTGATCACCTCAACCTTGGAAAGCGTCGATGAAACCGCGCGCGATGCGTTGGGTGACGATAGCTACAATATCGTCACCATCGGCTTCGACATTGCCGAAGACAACCCCGTGCGGATGAAAAGTTTCGCCGCCAAGTACGGCGTGCCGATCAGCGACCACTGGCGCTTTTTGAGCGGCGACTTGATGTCCGTCACCGGGCTTAGCGAGGATTTGGGTTTTCAGTTTTTCGAATCGCCAAAAGGATTCGATCATCTGACCCAGACCACCATCTTGGATAAGAACGGCGTGGTCTACAGACAGATTTATGGCGAAAGCTTCGAAACCCCGCATTTCGTCGAACCTTTGAAAAACTTAACCTTCGGCACCGAGACGCCGTTCGCCAGCCTTGGCGACCTGGTTAACAAAGTACGGCTGTTTTGCACCATCTACGATCCGGTTGCTGATCAGTACCGCTTCGAATATGCGATATTCTTCCGTCTGATCGTGGGCGGCACCATCATCCTTTCGATGATTGCATTTTTGCTCAATTGGGTGTGGCAAGACCGCAAACGAAAGCGTCGCCTGCTCACGCATGGGCGTGCGAATATTCGTCCCAGTCTTTGA